In Ignavibacteriota bacterium, one genomic interval encodes:
- a CDS encoding hydrogenase — MEIHKKGILKLNINAETEFSRKLIQYGVILFFLGLITGFIIPILENPRMALSSHLEATMNGMLLIIFGLIWPKLNLTNKLLKICFRLAIFGTFTNWITTLFASIWGAGSEMMPIAGGNLQGTTLQEIIIKIGLISLSISMLAVCLILLWGLRDKYQKAN; from the coding sequence ATTGAAATCCACAAAAAAGGAATACTGAAATTGAATATTAATGCCGAAACTGAATTTAGTAGAAAATTAATCCAATATGGAGTAATATTATTTTTTCTAGGATTAATTACTGGATTTATAATCCCGATATTAGAAAATCCCAGAATGGCTTTATCAAGTCATCTTGAAGCCACAATGAACGGAATGTTATTAATTATTTTTGGATTAATTTGGCCAAAATTAAACCTAACAAATAAATTATTAAAAATATGTTTTAGACTTGCAATATTTGGAACATTTACAAATTGGATTACAACACTGTTTGCAAGCATATGGGGAGCTGGGTCTGAAATGATGCCAATTGCTGGCGGAAACTTACAAGGAACAACTTTGCAAGAAATTATTATTAAGATTGGATTAATATCATTATCAATCTCAATGTTAGCAGTTTGTTTAATACTTTTATGGGGGCTTAGAGATAAATATCAAAAGGCAAATTAA
- a CDS encoding GNAT family N-acetyltransferase, with protein sequence MNVNEINIRKTEVNDLEILFEFQLDKEANQLAAFTSKDLTDKSVYLMKYAKLLSDPTINNQTIIVDNNIVGSIAKFVMEGDAEVTYWIDKKYWGKGIATKALKYFLTIENTRPIYGRVAFDNFGSQKVLERCGFERVGEDKGFANARQKEIVEFIYMLD encoded by the coding sequence ATGAATGTTAATGAAATAAATATTCGAAAAACAGAAGTTAATGATTTAGAGATTTTATTTGAATTTCAACTTGATAAAGAAGCAAATCAATTAGCTGCTTTTACATCGAAAGATCTGACTGACAAATCAGTATATTTAATGAAATATGCAAAATTACTGAGTGATCCAACTATAAATAACCAAACAATTATAGTAGACAATAATATAGTAGGAAGTATTGCAAAGTTTGTAATGGAAGGTGATGCTGAAGTAACATATTGGATAGATAAAAAATATTGGGGAAAGGGAATTGCAACAAAAGCACTAAAATATTTTCTAACGATTGAAAATACCAGACCAATTTATGGAAGAGTTGCTTTTGACAATTTTGGTTCACAAAAAGTATTGGAGAGATGTGGCTTTGAAAGAGTTGGTGAAGATAAAGGTTTTGCAAATGCAAGACAAAAGGAAATTGTAGAATTTATTTACATGTTAGATTAG